One genomic region from Jeotgalibacillus haloalkalitolerans encodes:
- a CDS encoding NAD(P)/FAD-dependent oxidoreductase translates to MKTVVLAGGGHTHLEVLRRLTAERDTQVKWILVSASRYHYYSGMFSGFAEGLYTLEEIRIDLKKICENKKIDFIEETLQSFDPAKREVVLSSGERLSYDRLSLDIGSHTAPDQIEGLAERQVQIKPAHLFPERIEACRKAKELVIIGGGAAAVEMAFSFHQWKQQNGRKYDRVTVIASGNLVDKKTDSVVEALFTHKGIRYVKNDGAVKVADRYVTTESGAEILFNEVIFLGGAQAPALLKKSGLPVDEKGFIKVNACLQTTDDSQVFAAGDCAALITRPQLPKSGVYAVRQGEVLHHNLIASLKREGMQDYTPQRRALILLSTGGKQALMLYGKWRQFGSWAWLWKNYIDRGYMKKYQ, encoded by the coding sequence ATGAAAACTGTTGTACTTGCCGGGGGTGGGCACACGCACCTTGAAGTATTGCGCCGGCTTACTGCTGAACGTGACACGCAGGTAAAATGGATCCTTGTGTCAGCATCCCGCTATCATTATTATTCCGGTATGTTCTCAGGCTTTGCCGAAGGGCTCTACACCCTTGAAGAAATCCGGATTGATCTAAAGAAAATATGTGAAAATAAGAAAATTGATTTTATAGAAGAAACGCTTCAATCATTTGATCCCGCTAAAAGGGAAGTCGTTCTGTCATCAGGAGAAAGACTGTCTTATGATCGTCTCTCACTCGATATCGGCTCACACACTGCGCCTGATCAGATAGAAGGGCTTGCAGAAAGGCAGGTTCAGATCAAACCCGCTCATCTGTTTCCGGAACGGATTGAGGCATGCCGCAAAGCAAAAGAACTCGTTATCATCGGCGGCGGTGCAGCAGCCGTTGAAATGGCTTTTTCATTCCATCAGTGGAAGCAGCAGAATGGCCGTAAGTATGACCGTGTCACGGTGATCGCATCAGGTAATCTGGTGGATAAAAAAACAGACTCAGTTGTTGAAGCTCTTTTTACACATAAAGGCATCCGCTATGTGAAAAATGACGGGGCCGTCAAAGTAGCAGACCGTTATGTCACCACTGAAAGCGGCGCTGAAATCCTGTTCAATGAAGTGATCTTCCTTGGAGGAGCCCAGGCACCGGCACTGCTAAAAAAATCCGGGCTGCCGGTTGATGAAAAAGGATTTATCAAAGTAAATGCATGCCTGCAGACAACTGATGACAGTCAGGTCTTCGCAGCTGGAGACTGCGCAGCGTTGATCACGCGTCCGCAGCTGCCAAAAAGCGGCGTCTATGCAGTACGGCAGGGGGAAGTGCTTCATCACAACCTGATCGCGAGTCTCAAGCGTGAAGGGATGCAAGACTATACACCTCAGCGGCGTGCCCTTATCCTGCTTTCAACTGGAGGCAAACAGGCATTGATGCTATACGGAAAGTGGCGTCAGTTTGGAAGTTGGGCCTGGTTGTGGAAGAATTATATTGATCGGGGTTATATGAAGAAGTATCAGTGA
- a CDS encoding dicarboxylate/amino acid:cation symporter, with product MKKIGLLPRIVIAIALGVAVGSVSPEWLIRVAATFNDIFSGFLSFAIPLIIIAFIAPGIGAMGRGAGKALGLTAGVAYASTIIAGVLAFLSATVLYPILLGSQASRAFENPEEALLGGYFGIEMTPVMGIMSALLLSFVLGIGISAFKNSVLQKGLEEFRTIIQKLIEKIIIPLLPIHIFGIFANMTQGGQVSAIINVFLLVFVMIIVLHVLYLVAIYSTAGALHSKNPFVMLKNMMPAYFTALGTQSSASTIPVTLEQSKKMGVREKTADFCIPLLANIHLAGSTITLVSCAMAVMLIQGETATFSQIFPFILMLGVTMIAAPGVPGGAVVASLGLLESMLGFSGAMTSLMLALYLAQDSLGTAANVTGDGAISSIVDRFTKRKVKGEAVTKAG from the coding sequence ATGAAAAAAATTGGATTACTTCCCCGTATTGTTATTGCAATTGCACTGGGTGTTGCGGTCGGCAGTGTCAGTCCTGAATGGCTGATCAGAGTAGCTGCAACATTTAATGATATTTTCAGTGGATTCCTGTCATTCGCAATTCCTTTAATTATCATTGCATTTATCGCACCGGGAATTGGCGCAATGGGCCGCGGTGCCGGAAAAGCGCTTGGTCTGACTGCAGGTGTTGCGTATGCATCTACAATCATTGCAGGTGTGCTCGCCTTTTTAAGTGCTACAGTGCTATACCCCATTCTCTTAGGGTCTCAAGCATCAAGAGCATTTGAAAATCCTGAAGAAGCACTGCTTGGCGGATATTTCGGAATTGAAATGACACCGGTGATGGGCATTATGTCAGCTTTACTGCTGTCATTTGTTCTAGGAATCGGTATTTCAGCTTTTAAAAACAGTGTTTTACAAAAAGGTCTGGAAGAATTCCGTACAATCATTCAGAAGCTGATTGAAAAAATCATTATCCCGCTCCTTCCTATTCACATATTCGGTATCTTTGCGAATATGACTCAGGGCGGTCAGGTCAGTGCCATTATTAATGTCTTCCTGCTTGTATTCGTAATGATTATCGTACTGCATGTACTGTATCTTGTGGCAATCTACTCAACAGCAGGCGCGCTTCACAGCAAAAATCCGTTTGTGATGCTGAAAAATATGATGCCGGCTTACTTCACAGCGCTGGGTACTCAGTCTTCAGCTTCAACAATTCCGGTTACACTTGAACAGTCTAAAAAAATGGGCGTGCGTGAAAAGACAGCAGACTTCTGTATTCCGCTGCTTGCCAATATTCATTTAGCCGGCAGTACAATCACACTGGTCAGCTGTGCGATGGCGGTTATGCTCATTCAGGGTGAGACTGCTACATTCTCACAGATCTTCCCATTCATTCTGATGCTGGGTGTGACAATGATTGCAGCTCCTGGCGTACCGGGCGGCGCGGTTGTTGCGTCACTTGGTCTGCTTGAGTCAATGCTCGGCTTCTCAGGTGCAATGACTTCACTAATGCTTGCATTATACCTTGCACAGGACAGCCTTGGTACAGCAGCAAATGTAACTGGCGACGGTGCCATCAGTTCAATTGTTGACCGTTTTACGAAGCGTAAGGTGAAAGGTGAAGCGGTGACGAAGGCTGGTTGA
- a CDS encoding D-alanine--D-alanine ligase, with the protein MKTKLCLLFGGKSAEHEVSLQTAKAVIKALDLTKFEIDPVFITKEGEWRKGPSLSSPVEDVKQLQFGEQAEVSPAEGLTHVPSAPGATYDIVFPLLHGPNGEDGTVQGLLEVLNVPYVGNGVLASSAGMDKVIMKNLFRDAGLPQVNYTSFIRSAWEQDREAAYVKTEEEIGYPCFIKPANLGSSVGISKCTNRKELEAGFEEAFLFDRKIVIEQGVKAREIELGVIGNDFPEVSVPGEIVAKKDFYDYKSKYVDGDSVMIIPAELPEGMAEELQQMAKTAFQTVDCSGLVRADFFVTDKNEIFINEINTMPGFTPYSMFPLLWENTGVPYAELIEKLVQFGIERYEDKQKLKTSI; encoded by the coding sequence ATGAAAACCAAATTATGTTTACTGTTCGGCGGTAAGTCTGCTGAGCATGAGGTATCACTTCAGACAGCGAAAGCCGTAATTAAAGCACTCGATTTAACAAAATTTGAGATAGACCCGGTATTTATCACAAAAGAAGGGGAATGGAGAAAAGGACCATCTCTTTCTTCGCCGGTTGAAGATGTAAAACAACTGCAATTCGGGGAGCAGGCTGAAGTATCACCTGCTGAAGGTCTGACACATGTACCTTCAGCGCCTGGAGCAACGTACGATATTGTATTCCCGCTGCTGCATGGTCCGAATGGTGAGGACGGTACAGTACAGGGTCTGCTTGAAGTGTTAAATGTGCCATACGTTGGAAATGGCGTACTCGCTTCATCTGCAGGAATGGATAAAGTCATTATGAAAAACCTGTTCAGAGATGCAGGCCTTCCGCAGGTCAACTATACGTCCTTTATCCGTTCAGCCTGGGAGCAGGACAGAGAAGCTGCTTATGTAAAAACTGAGGAAGAGATCGGCTATCCATGCTTCATTAAGCCGGCTAACCTCGGTTCAAGTGTCGGTATCAGCAAATGTACAAACCGTAAAGAGCTTGAAGCAGGCTTTGAAGAAGCATTCCTTTTCGACCGTAAAATTGTCATTGAACAGGGTGTGAAAGCGCGTGAAATCGAGCTTGGCGTTATCGGAAACGACTTCCCGGAAGTATCTGTGCCGGGTGAAATTGTCGCGAAAAAAGATTTCTATGACTATAAATCGAAATATGTTGACGGAGATTCAGTCATGATTATTCCTGCAGAACTGCCTGAAGGGATGGCTGAAGAGCTTCAGCAGATGGCGAAAACAGCATTCCAGACAGTGGATTGCTCAGGGCTTGTCCGTGCAGACTTTTTTGTTACGGATAAAAATGAAATCTTTATTAATGAAATCAATACAATGCCGGGATTCACTCCTTACAGTATGTTCCCGCTTCTGTGGGAAAACACTGGTGTCCCATATGCTGAGCTGATCGAAAAGCTGGTGCAATTCGGCATTGAACGGTATGAAGATAAACAGAAATTAAAAACGTCAATTTAA